The following are encoded in a window of Phaseolus vulgaris cultivar G19833 chromosome 3, P. vulgaris v2.0, whole genome shotgun sequence genomic DNA:
- the LOC137806367 gene encoding pre-mRNA-splicing factor ATP-dependent RNA helicase DEAH10 produces the protein MPSVHRGNFPNHQTQFSARRQKIMQQRKSLPIASVEKRLVEEVRKNDVLIIVGETGSGKTTQIPQFLFDAGFCRDGRVGITQPRRVAAVTVAKRVAEECGVELGQKVGYAVRFDDTTSGSTRIKYMTDGLLLREALLDPYLSKYSVIIVDEAHERTVHTDVLMGLLKNVQLVRSSSVSDGQGLIFGKRNLKKVMMSEKENDQSSHLHKKPRHEKYAPLKLIIMSASLDAQAFSEYFGGAKAVHIQGRQFPVDIFYTRIAETDYLDASLITIFQIHLEEGPGDILVFLTGQEEIESVERLINEKLPQLPKENQKLLIVPIFAALPSEQQMRVFAPAPSGFRKVILATNIAETSVTIPGIKYVIDPGFVKARSYDPGKGMESLIIVPTSKSQALQRSGRAGREGPGKCFRLYPEKEFEKLEDSTMPEIKRCNLSNVILQLKALGVDDILGFDFIEKPSRAAIIKSLEQLFLLGALTDECQLSDPVGHQMARLPLDPIYSKALILASQFNCLEEMLISVALLSVESIFYSPRDKLEEARTATKCFSSPEGDHITLINVYRASKDFLEKRSMEMGIAKTEKVYRKWCKENYINSRSLRHARDIHKQIKGHVEQMGLNLSSCGEDMLQFRRCLAASFFLNAAVKQPEGTYRALASGQVVQIHPSSVLFRQKPECVIFNELVQTNNKYVRNLTRVDYLWLTELAPQYYAMQN, from the exons ATGCCTTCAGTGCATCGGGGAAACTTCCCCAATCACCAAACGCAGTTCTCCGCTCG GAGGCAGAAGATAATGCAACAGAGGAAGTCCCTTCCGATTGCTTCAG TTGAGAAAAGACTGGTTGAAGAGGTCCGGAAGAACGATGTGTTGATTATTGTTGGTGAAACTGGAAGTGGAAAAACTACTC AGATTCCTCAGTTTCTGTTTGATGCTGGATTTTGCCGCGATGGAAGGGTTGGGATAACACAACCTAGACGCGTAGCTGCTGTCACTGTGGCCAAACGAGTTGCTGAGGAGTGTGGTGTTGAGTTGGGTCAGAAGGTCGGGTATGCTGTTAGATTTGATGACACGACTTCCGGCTCAACAAGGATTAAGTACATGACCGACGGTTTGCTTTTGAG GGAAGCATTGCTAGATCCATATCTTTCTAAGTATTCTGTTATAATTGTTGATGAGGCTCATGAGAGGACTGTTCACACTGATGTCTTAATGGGTTTGCTAAAGAATGTACAGCTTGTGCGGTCAAGTTCTGTTAGTGATGGTCAGGGCCTTATTTTTGGAAAAAGGAATTTGAAGAAAGTCATGATGTCGGAGAAAGAAAATGACCAGAGTAGCCATTTGCATAAAAAGCCCCGCCATGAGAAGTATGCCCCACTGAAGTTAATCATCATGTCCGCCAGTCTTGATGCACAGGCTTTCTCTGAATACTTTGGTGGTGCCAAAGCTGTTCACATCCAAGGGAGACAGTTTCCTGTAGATATATTTTATACTCGCATAGCAGAGACAGATTATTTAGATGCTTCCTTGATAACAATATTCCAG ATTCATTTAGAGGAAGGTCCTGGTGATATACTAGTATTTCTGACTGGGCAAGAAGAGATTGAATCTGTTGAAAGGCTTATCAATGAGAAACTCCCACAATTACCTAAAGAAAATCAGAAGCTTTTAATTGTGCCTATATTTGCCGCTCTTCCATCTGAGCAGCAAATGCGGGTCTTTGCACCAGCTCCATCTGGATTTCGCAAG GTGATATTGGCAACTAATATTGCTGAGACGTCAGTAACAATTCCTGGAATCAAGTATGTAATTGATCCTGGATTTGTTAAAGCCCGCTCCTATGACCCTGGAAAAGGCATGGAGTCCTTGATTATAGTGCCTACATCCAAGTCCCAAGCTCTGCAAAGAAG TGGGCGTGCAGGGCGTGAAGGACCTGGAAAATGCTTTCGTCTATATCCTGAAAAAGAATTTGAGAAACTCGAGGACTCAACAATGCCGGAGATTAAGCGGTGCAATCTTTCTAATGTCATTTTGCAGCTTAAGGCCCTGGGTGTTGATGACATACTAGGATTTGATTTTATTGAGAAACCTTCAAG GGCAGCTATTATAAAATCATTGGAGCAGCTATTTTTGTTGGGTGCCCTAACAGATGAGTGTCAACTATCTGATCCTGTAGGACACCAAATGGCTCGACTGCCGTTGGATCCTATTTATTCCAAAGCTCTTATTTTAGCTAGTCAGTTTAACTGCTTGGAGGAGATGTTGATAAGTGTAGCCCTGCTGTCTGTGGAATCCATATTTTATAGTCCTCGTGACAAGTTAGAAGAG GCAAGAACTGCAACTAAATGCTTCTCAAGTCCTGAGGGAGACCACATCACATTGATTAATGTGTATCGAGCATCTAAAGATTTTTTGGAGAAGAGATCAATGGAAATGGGTATAGCAAAGACTGAAAAGGTTTATAGGAAATGGtgcaaagaaaattatattaatagcCGGTCTCTTAGACATGCTCGTGACATTCACAA GCAGATTAAGGGACATGTTGAACAAATGGGTCTTAATCTTTCTTCATGTGGAGAAGATATGCTTCAATTCCGCAGATGCCTAGCTGCTTCCTTTTTCCTCAATGCAGCTGTAAAACAGCCAGAGGGGACATACAG GGCTTTGGCAAGTGGTCAGGTGGTGCAGATCCACCCTTCTTCCGTATTATTTCGGCAAAAACCAGAGTGTGTGATATTTAACGAATTGGTCCAAACTAATAACAAGTATGTCAGAAATTTAACCAGAGTTGATTACCTATGGTTAACTGAGCTGGCTCCTCAATATTACGCCATGCAGAATTAA